One window from the genome of Bdellovibrio sp. NC01 encodes:
- a CDS encoding helix-turn-helix domain-containing protein gives MQLRNIALKNFTKDQRVELYSAFFISSGQGTCQIDGGIYSFKSPCLIFVTPFQSLQIAMHGTAAKAQVLEFHGDFYCIEFHKPEVACNGLLFNNVYLSPVLALNKADLPRVKDLFNQIAIELKLKTQDHSILTSYLQLFLALTSRIKRKDLKQGPLLTRRDEQMEKFKSLIDEHFLTKRSPAEYADLLNMTANALTKKSARYFAKSPSQLIQERVVLEAKKKLHLTYESVKEIAFSLNFEDEHYFSRFFKKAVGVSPQVFRQKNGISIVADLST, from the coding sequence ATGCAACTGCGAAACATAGCACTTAAAAATTTTACGAAAGATCAAAGGGTTGAGTTGTACTCAGCCTTTTTTATTTCTTCGGGACAAGGAACCTGTCAAATCGATGGCGGCATTTACTCGTTCAAGTCGCCGTGTTTGATCTTTGTAACGCCATTTCAATCTTTGCAAATAGCTATGCACGGGACTGCTGCAAAAGCACAGGTACTTGAGTTTCATGGAGATTTCTATTGCATCGAGTTTCACAAGCCTGAAGTTGCATGCAATGGTTTGCTTTTTAATAACGTTTATCTATCGCCGGTGTTGGCACTAAATAAAGCCGACTTACCGAGAGTGAAAGATCTTTTTAATCAGATCGCAATTGAGCTCAAGCTAAAGACGCAGGATCATTCAATTCTGACCTCGTATCTGCAGCTGTTTTTAGCTCTGACAAGTCGGATTAAGCGTAAAGATTTAAAGCAGGGACCTTTGCTGACTCGTCGTGATGAGCAAATGGAAAAATTCAAATCTTTGATTGATGAACATTTTCTTACCAAACGCAGTCCTGCCGAATATGCCGACCTTCTTAATATGACTGCGAATGCTTTGACTAAGAAGAGTGCGCGATATTTCGCAAAAAGCCCCTCGCAATTGATTCAAGAGCGTGTGGTGTTAGAAGCAAAAAAGAAACTGCATTTGACATACGAGAGTGTGAAAGAAATCGCTTTTTCACTGAATTTCGAAGACGAACATTATTTCAGTCGTTTCTTCAAGAAGGCGGTTGGGGTATCGCCTCAGGTATTCCGTCAGAAAAATGGCATTTCCATCGTGGCAGATTTGTCCACCTGA
- the ruvB gene encoding Holliday junction branch migration DNA helicase RuvB — translation MDSDMTDNVSSGGGEKAWENELRPHDFSAFAGQDIVKDKIKVFVAAAKLRQEPLDHVLLSGPPGLGKTTLAQIIANDLGSDIKMTSAPAIDKKGDLAAILTSLKPNSVLFIDEIHRLSRHVEEYLYTAMEDYYIDIVTGDGLGARSMKFQLAPFTLVGATTRAGLLNPPFRDRFGIVERLQFYDKAALQKILMRSAEILKVEMDEQGAAEVARRSRGTPRIANRLLKRVRDYAQVKGNGRITQEIAIYALNQLGVDHYGLDLMDRRILSLISEKYSGGPVGIDTIAAALSEERDTLEEVYEPFLIQEGFIQKTPRGRVITEFAKNTLMESIDLDK, via the coding sequence ATGGACAGTGATATGACGGATAACGTAAGCTCTGGCGGTGGCGAGAAGGCGTGGGAGAATGAATTACGTCCCCATGATTTTTCGGCATTTGCGGGTCAGGACATTGTTAAAGATAAAATCAAAGTTTTCGTGGCGGCAGCAAAACTCCGTCAAGAACCTTTGGATCACGTGTTGTTAAGCGGTCCTCCGGGCTTGGGTAAAACGACACTTGCGCAGATCATCGCGAACGATTTGGGTTCTGATATCAAAATGACGTCAGCACCGGCGATCGATAAAAAAGGCGATTTGGCTGCGATCTTAACTTCATTAAAACCAAACTCGGTCCTATTCATTGACGAGATTCATCGTCTCAGTCGTCACGTTGAAGAGTACTTGTACACGGCGATGGAAGATTATTACATCGACATCGTGACAGGTGACGGCCTGGGCGCGCGTTCAATGAAATTCCAATTGGCACCATTTACGTTAGTTGGCGCGACGACGCGTGCGGGTTTATTGAATCCTCCATTCCGCGATCGTTTCGGTATCGTTGAACGTCTGCAGTTTTATGACAAAGCAGCGTTGCAAAAAATCTTGATGAGATCCGCAGAAATTCTCAAAGTGGAAATGGACGAGCAGGGCGCTGCGGAAGTGGCTCGCCGTTCGCGTGGAACTCCTCGTATTGCGAATCGTTTGTTAAAACGTGTGCGTGACTATGCACAAGTTAAAGGAAATGGTCGCATCACTCAGGAAATCGCGATTTATGCTCTTAATCAGTTGGGTGTGGATCATTATGGTCTGGACCTTATGGACCGTCGTATTTTGAGTCTAATCTCAGAAAAATATAGTGGTGGCCCCGTAGGAATTGATACAATAGCTGCGGCCCTTAGTGAGGAACGTGACACGCTCGAGGAAGTGTATGAGCCCTTCTTGATTCAAGAAGGCTTCATTCAGAAGACTCCACGCGGTCGTGTGATCACTGAATTCGCCAAGAATACACTTATGGAATCTATCGACTTGGATAAGTAG
- the lpxC gene encoding UDP-3-O-acyl-N-acetylglucosamine deacetylase, which translates to MFLQKTIRKRTVVNGIGIHSGDPCTLTFRPAPPDTGVYFIRSDLPGSPSLKVSARNVNATSHQTTIGGEKFSVATIEHCVSALSALRIDNIFIELDGPEIPICDGSAGAFLKALLDVGIVEQDQPRKYCYITEPIYFSEGDKHAYVVPYHGLRVTVTIDFPHPKIGKQTVDLDVNEQSFGRDIASARTFGFLKDVEALQARGLAKGGSLDNCVVLDNEAVVNPEGLRWADEFVRHKALDALGDLVTLEMPLMGHVVLYKAGHDVMNKLVKKIWDSPNSYRHVELGADISEEVQRYSGWSLPTL; encoded by the coding sequence ATGTTTTTACAAAAGACCATTCGTAAAAGAACAGTAGTTAACGGGATCGGTATTCACTCTGGCGATCCTTGTACTTTGACTTTCAGACCAGCGCCACCTGATACAGGTGTGTACTTCATTCGTAGTGATTTGCCGGGTTCTCCGTCGTTGAAAGTCAGCGCACGTAATGTCAATGCAACCTCTCATCAGACAACGATCGGTGGCGAAAAATTCTCTGTCGCAACGATCGAACACTGTGTATCTGCATTGTCGGCTTTACGTATCGATAACATCTTTATCGAACTTGATGGCCCTGAAATTCCAATCTGCGATGGCAGTGCCGGAGCTTTCTTGAAAGCCCTTCTGGATGTGGGCATCGTTGAGCAAGATCAACCCCGCAAATATTGCTATATCACAGAGCCGATTTATTTCAGCGAAGGTGATAAGCATGCATACGTGGTGCCTTATCATGGCTTGCGTGTGACAGTGACGATTGATTTCCCTCATCCAAAAATCGGTAAGCAAACGGTTGATTTGGATGTGAATGAACAATCATTTGGTCGTGATATCGCAAGTGCCAGAACATTTGGTTTCTTGAAAGACGTTGAAGCATTGCAGGCGCGTGGATTAGCAAAAGGCGGAAGCCTTGATAACTGTGTGGTGCTTGATAACGAAGCCGTTGTGAACCCTGAAGGTTTGCGTTGGGCTGACGAATTCGTTCGTCATAAAGCCTTGGACGCTTTAGGTGATCTTGTCACGTTGGAAATGCCGCTGATGGGTCACGTTGTTCTTTATAAAGCCGGTCACGATGTGATGAACAAGCTTGTTAAGAAAATCTGGGACTCACCAAATTCATACCGTCACGTCGAGCTAGGCGCCGATATTTCCGAAGAAGTGCAACGTTACTCGGGGTGGTCTCTTCCGACTCTTTAG
- a CDS encoding carboxymuconolactone decarboxylase family protein, whose protein sequence is MLNWNEYISEIKTRMSGIAKLNPDVIKGYAAISGAKPADPKLDAKTRELIALAVAVTRQCDGCIVVHTDAAKKHGATQAEIMEALGVAVAVNAGAALVYSARTMDAFENLK, encoded by the coding sequence ATGCTTAACTGGAATGAATACATCTCTGAAATTAAAACTCGCATGAGTGGAATTGCGAAATTGAACCCTGACGTCATAAAGGGCTATGCTGCGATCTCTGGCGCTAAGCCAGCCGATCCAAAGCTTGATGCTAAAACGCGTGAACTTATCGCTTTGGCAGTTGCAGTGACGCGCCAATGTGATGGCTGTATCGTTGTTCATACGGATGCTGCGAAAAAACACGGCGCTACCCAAGCGGAAATCATGGAAGCATTGGGAGTAGCGGTCGCAGTGAACGCCGGAGCGGCTCTTGTTTATTCGGCGCGAACTATGGATGCATTTGAAAATCTGAAATAA
- the ruvA gene encoding Holliday junction branch migration protein RuvA, with the protein MIGYLRGKIIEVLSDSALIDVHGVGYEIYSSAYTLEDFQTLLGKDIIVWIHTHVREDALTLFGFHSKEEKSLFLSLLKVNGVGPKMALSILSGGRPAQIHELIEAGNAKGLSALPKVGKKTAEQIILTLKGKLVSIEETTKVKSETLTQITSALLNLGYKSQLVDQFVSGLPTDISLEDGVRKGFQTLSGSLS; encoded by the coding sequence ATGATCGGGTACCTACGCGGAAAAATTATTGAAGTGTTGAGCGACTCAGCACTTATTGACGTACATGGCGTAGGCTATGAAATCTATTCTTCAGCTTATACGTTGGAAGACTTCCAAACGTTGTTAGGTAAAGACATCATCGTGTGGATTCACACTCACGTGCGTGAAGATGCTTTGACGCTTTTTGGTTTTCACTCAAAAGAAGAAAAATCTTTGTTCTTGTCGCTGTTGAAAGTAAATGGCGTCGGTCCAAAAATGGCGTTGAGCATTTTGTCGGGCGGTCGTCCTGCGCAAATTCATGAATTGATTGAAGCGGGTAATGCCAAAGGTCTTTCCGCTTTACCTAAAGTCGGTAAGAAAACGGCAGAGCAGATCATTCTGACTTTGAAAGGCAAATTGGTTTCTATCGAAGAAACAACGAAAGTGAAGTCAGAAACTCTGACACAAATTACATCTGCGTTGTTAAATCTTGGTTACAAATCGCAATTGGTCGATCAATTCGTATCAGGCTTGCCAACAGATATTTCGTTGGAAGATGGCGTTCGTAAAGGCTTCCAAACATTGTCGGGTAGCTTGTCATGA
- a CDS encoding tetratricopeptide repeat protein: MPKIEASAVERYQNILAKDPASQVFAPLAEAYREMGMVKEALATVTAGVQRHPQFVGGLVTYAKILRDTGKFAQALDILKRATGLAPENILAHQLTAEVQLANKNPKEALKAFKMVLFLNPNSQSAQKAVQKLESLTADEYDEEVFAMAKLPQVNLDAPPEKPAPETPAIPEPMYKPAPPPKNKAMERMLSLIDAFIVRNDLEKAHALLKDTRVEFGDHPEIQRRMKTLQVRYNEPEEPMPLKPLRSREELIQQKKLEVLEMMLRKIEDYRSQI; encoded by the coding sequence ATGCCGAAAATTGAAGCTAGCGCAGTTGAAAGATATCAGAATATCCTCGCAAAAGACCCTGCGTCTCAGGTTTTCGCGCCTTTGGCTGAAGCTTATCGCGAGATGGGCATGGTGAAAGAGGCTCTGGCAACTGTGACTGCGGGCGTTCAACGCCACCCGCAATTTGTGGGAGGATTGGTCACATACGCTAAAATTCTGCGTGACACCGGAAAATTTGCTCAAGCTTTAGACATTCTGAAACGCGCGACAGGCTTGGCTCCCGAGAATATCTTAGCTCATCAATTAACTGCGGAAGTTCAACTTGCGAATAAAAATCCGAAGGAAGCATTGAAGGCTTTCAAGATGGTTTTATTCTTAAATCCGAACTCTCAATCAGCGCAAAAAGCTGTGCAGAAATTAGAATCTTTGACTGCGGACGAATACGACGAAGAAGTTTTCGCGATGGCGAAACTTCCACAGGTCAACTTAGATGCTCCGCCTGAAAAACCAGCACCGGAAACTCCCGCAATTCCAGAGCCGATGTACAAACCTGCACCACCGCCTAAAAATAAGGCGATGGAACGAATGTTGTCTTTGATTGATGCCTTCATCGTGCGCAACGATTTAGAAAAAGCGCATGCTCTTTTAAAAGATACACGTGTGGAATTTGGCGATCATCCCGAAATTCAAAGACGTATGAAGACCCTTCAAGTTCGTTATAATGAACCTGAAGAGCCAATGCCACTGAAGCCTTTGCGCTCGCGTGAAGAACTCATCCAACAAAAGAAGCTCGAAGTTTTAGAAATGATGCTTCGCAAAATCGAAGACTATCGCTCTCAGATTTGA
- the efp gene encoding elongation factor P — MYETSDFRKNLKIMVEGKPYVIVDFQHVKPGKGNQFTRTKLRNMLTGQNLEVTFKSGEKFEVPNVENKEMNFLYKDDTGFNFMSNETYEQIAMSEEDLGESKYYLTEGLKVVVLFYNEKAVAVDVPKAVNLAVAKTDPGIKGDRVTGATKPATMETGLNVGVPLHINEGDVLRIDTSTGEYVERVSQK, encoded by the coding sequence ATGTACGAAACGTCGGATTTTAGAAAAAACTTGAAGATCATGGTTGAAGGCAAGCCTTACGTGATCGTGGATTTCCAACACGTTAAGCCTGGTAAAGGCAACCAATTCACTCGCACAAAATTGAGAAACATGCTGACAGGTCAAAACCTTGAAGTAACTTTCAAATCTGGTGAAAAATTCGAAGTACCAAACGTTGAAAACAAAGAGATGAACTTCTTGTACAAAGACGACACTGGTTTCAACTTCATGTCGAATGAAACTTACGAGCAAATCGCAATGTCTGAAGAAGACCTTGGCGAATCTAAATACTACCTAACTGAAGGCCTTAAAGTTGTAGTTCTTTTCTACAATGAAAAAGCTGTTGCAGTTGACGTTCCAAAAGCTGTGAACTTGGCAGTTGCTAAAACGGACCCAGGTATCAAAGGTGACCGTGTTACTGGCGCAACTAAACCAGCAACTATGGAAACGGGCTTGAATGTTGGCGTGCCTTTGCACATCAACGAAGGCGACGTTCTTCGCATCGATACTTCGACTGGCGAATACGTAGAGCGCGTCAGCCAAAAGTAA
- a CDS encoding asparaginase produces the protein MLSKQPIVIEVTRGAIVESSHNVVASVVNEAGHPLHSWGNTQFVTFPRSAIKMLQAIPLVESGAAEHFQLDDRMIALACASHRGEKEHLAVLHEWAEKVKIPESMYVCAPHLPYNEASAHDFIRRNLKPTVFCNNCAGKHSGIITTCMHLHEDPHGYENPEHPAQKRLRKVLSEATKFDHAKAIHGIDGCGIPTYAMPLQNIAHGMATFIDSKLTGARKTAVDRIIKAVTTNPFFISGSGEFATAVIEKTQGRAIVKGGAEGVMAGFIPAKKVAFALKCSDGAGRATQLATVQLLVQLGGMTIDEAKALSQFSQPKVTNWKGDVVGQLRIAKPQ, from the coding sequence ATGTTATCAAAACAGCCAATCGTCATCGAAGTCACTCGTGGAGCCATCGTTGAAAGTTCACACAACGTTGTCGCAAGCGTAGTTAATGAAGCAGGACATCCTTTACACAGCTGGGGTAATACTCAGTTCGTAACCTTCCCGCGAAGCGCGATTAAAATGTTACAAGCCATTCCTCTTGTAGAAAGTGGCGCGGCTGAGCACTTTCAATTAGACGATCGCATGATCGCATTGGCGTGCGCATCCCATCGTGGTGAAAAAGAACATCTCGCAGTTTTGCATGAGTGGGCAGAGAAAGTAAAAATTCCAGAAAGCATGTACGTGTGTGCGCCTCATCTGCCATACAACGAAGCGTCGGCTCACGATTTTATTCGCCGCAATCTAAAGCCCACTGTGTTCTGTAACAACTGTGCTGGTAAACATTCAGGTATCATCACGACGTGCATGCACTTGCATGAAGATCCTCACGGTTATGAAAATCCAGAACATCCAGCGCAAAAACGTCTGCGCAAAGTTCTATCGGAGGCAACAAAGTTTGATCACGCAAAAGCCATTCATGGAATTGATGGCTGTGGTATTCCGACGTATGCAATGCCTTTGCAAAACATCGCACACGGTATGGCAACTTTTATCGATTCCAAATTAACAGGTGCGCGCAAAACCGCGGTAGATCGCATTATCAAAGCGGTGACAACAAATCCGTTCTTCATTTCAGGCAGTGGTGAATTCGCCACAGCTGTGATTGAAAAGACACAAGGTCGCGCGATTGTTAAAGGCGGAGCCGAAGGTGTAATGGCAGGATTTATTCCAGCGAAAAAGGTCGCGTTCGCTTTAAAATGCTCTGACGGTGCAGGCAGAGCGACTCAATTGGCAACGGTGCAACTTCTTGTGCAATTAGGTGGCATGACAATCGATGAAGCAAAGGCCTTATCACAATTCAGTCAGCCTAAAGTCACAAACTGGAAAGGCGACGTTGTCGGGCAGTTGCGCATTGCGAAGCCCCAGTAG
- the ruvC gene encoding crossover junction endodeoxyribonuclease RuvC, protein MSLTILGVDPGSRITGFGVVRVENGKIEHINHGVILLDAEEDFPVRMAELGSAFREVMEKYKPHQVVIEKIFLGKNADSAFKLGHARGVIMYEAGLGKAKVEEYATRSVKKGITGNGGSSKEDVQAVLKAILNIKAINRIDASDALAMACYHAFEIKKKLVIQRAVNL, encoded by the coding sequence ATGAGTTTGACGATTCTTGGTGTGGACCCGGGTTCCCGCATTACTGGTTTCGGCGTCGTGCGCGTTGAAAACGGAAAAATTGAACATATCAATCACGGTGTGATTTTGCTTGATGCAGAGGAAGACTTTCCTGTGCGTATGGCAGAACTTGGCTCTGCGTTTCGCGAAGTCATGGAGAAATACAAACCTCATCAAGTGGTGATTGAGAAAATCTTTCTGGGGAAAAATGCTGACAGTGCATTTAAGCTGGGTCACGCGCGTGGTGTGATTATGTACGAAGCCGGACTTGGTAAAGCCAAGGTTGAAGAGTACGCCACAAGATCTGTCAAAAAAGGAATCACTGGCAACGGTGGTTCCAGCAAAGAAGATGTGCAAGCGGTTTTGAAAGCCATCTTGAACATCAAAGCGATCAATCGCATCGATGCTTCCGATGCCTTGGCGATGGCTTGCTATCATGCTTTCGAAATTAAAAAGAAATTAGTTATACAAAGAGCGGTGAATTTATGA
- a CDS encoding M15 family metallopeptidase encodes MKFRFVFLSLMTSATATISAASPPPALQCLWASYHNFKISADHRELIFADNGVLPFSNITSEEFFKNFAVLAETPTAADQMFFVPYKSGFATDAHGNKILPPPTEREEAGRIRFEPFFLKSYGDRPAVVEKDLVSVVWVDGKKVSFNRRYGAATALQKVSEQLSALLKTHPEYKKFVVSPLGGTYNWRVVAGTKNLSVHSFGVAIDINLDHSNYWKWEMKDGRITYNNAIPFEVVEVFERNGFIWGGKWHHYDTMHFEYRPELLISSDACATEFLKYRD; translated from the coding sequence TTGAAATTCCGCTTTGTATTTCTGTCTTTAATGACGTCAGCAACTGCGACCATCTCAGCAGCGTCACCGCCCCCCGCTTTGCAATGCTTGTGGGCTTCCTATCACAACTTTAAAATTTCTGCCGATCACCGTGAATTGATCTTTGCCGATAACGGTGTTTTGCCTTTTTCAAATATCACCTCTGAAGAGTTCTTTAAAAACTTTGCGGTGCTTGCTGAAACTCCGACGGCCGCCGACCAAATGTTTTTTGTTCCTTACAAGTCTGGCTTTGCCACGGATGCACATGGAAACAAAATCTTGCCGCCGCCAACTGAACGTGAAGAAGCTGGGCGCATTCGTTTTGAACCGTTCTTTTTAAAATCTTACGGCGATCGTCCTGCCGTCGTTGAAAAAGATCTGGTATCAGTCGTTTGGGTTGATGGCAAAAAAGTTTCTTTCAATAGACGATATGGCGCCGCCACTGCTTTACAAAAAGTGTCAGAGCAATTGAGTGCTTTATTGAAAACCCATCCAGAATATAAAAAATTTGTCGTGTCGCCACTCGGCGGCACTTACAACTGGCGCGTGGTTGCTGGGACAAAAAATCTGAGTGTGCATTCATTTGGTGTGGCAATCGACATCAATCTTGATCACTCCAACTATTGGAAGTGGGAAATGAAGGACGGTCGCATCACTTACAATAATGCCATCCCCTTCGAAGTCGTTGAGGTTTTCGAAAGAAACGGATTTATTTGGGGTGGCAAGTGGCACCACTACGATACCATGCACTTCGAGTATCGCCCGGAACTTTTGATAAGTTCGGATGCTTGCGCCACTGAATTTTTAAAATATCGCGATTAA